The following proteins are encoded in a genomic region of Vanessa tameamea isolate UH-Manoa-2023 chromosome 4, ilVanTame1 primary haplotype, whole genome shotgun sequence:
- the Fwe gene encoding calcium channel flower isoform X2 — protein MSFADKISMLMDRPGGDNAQKDDVPWWMRYAGRGLGTVGSFIAIILGLINCTGIILMNVSCLIAGVWQMLAGFIVIVCEAPCCCFFIDYVQTLSDRIETRPYWNKAALYIGLALPPFFMCFFSVSTWLGSGMIFGTGIIYGMMALGKKGSRDDMAAMAAGGSTPPGPAPQDHTVTLMEDPDVWRPN, from the exons ATG TCGTTCGCAGACAAGATATCGATGCTTATGGATCGGCCAGGGGGCGACAATGCCCAAAAAGATGACGTTCCTTGGTGGATGCGCTACGCTGGTCGGGGGTTGGGAACAGTTGGCAGTTTCA tcgcCATAATCCTGGGACTCATCAATTGCACTGGCATTATATTGATGAATGTCAGCTGTCTGATAGCTGGCGTTTGGCAGATGTTGGCAGGTTTCATAGTGATAGTGTGCGAGGCGCCCTGTTGCTGTTTCTTCATTGACTACGTGCAGACTCTCTCCGATCGGATTGAGACACGTCCTTACTGGAATAAGGCAGCTTTATATATCGG CTTGGCGCTACCTCCGTTCTTCATGTGCTTCTTCAGCGTGAGCACGTGGCTCGGCAGCGGCATGATATTCGGCACTGGAATTATATACGGGATGATGGCGCTAGGAAAGAA GGGCTCGCGGGACGACATGGCGGCCATGGCGGCCGGCGGCAGCACGCCGCCCGGGCCCGCGCCGCAGGACCACACCGTCACCCTCATGGAGGACCCTGACGTGTGGCGCCCTAACTAA
- the LOC113396639 gene encoding ragulator complex protein LAMTOR5 produces the protein MEKELDKVVEEIMSTPNVSGCLVADHQGLCLASKGTAHVDSAGLIVALSEQACKIQPNFKPPTVCLETDTKICLIQRHGTITGAVYKQKA, from the coding sequence atggaGAAGGAACTTGATAAGGTTGTAGAAGAAATTATGTCGACCCCTAACGTGAGCGGGTGCTTGGTTGCAGATCATCAGGGTCTCTGTTTAGCGTCAAAAGGCACAGCACACGTCGATTCTGCGGGTCTCATCGTAGCTCTTTCCGAACAAGCATGCAAGATTCAACCGAACTTTAAACCACCTACCGTCTGCTTGGAAACGGATACGAAAATATGTTTGATACAAAGACACGGTACCATCACGGGAGCTGTTTATAAACAGAAAGCGTGa
- the Fwe gene encoding calcium channel flower isoform X1 translates to MSFADKISMLMDRPGGDNAQKDDVPWWMRYAGRGLGTVGSFIAIILGLINCTGIILMNVSCLIAGVWQMLAGFIVIVCEAPCCCFFIDYVQTLSDRIETRPYWNKAALYIGLALPPFFMCFFSVSTWLGSGMIFGTGIIYGMMALGKKASIDDMRTSAANLEAGVGQPTSAPRANLVTNEQPFSFTGPPAK, encoded by the exons ATG TCGTTCGCAGACAAGATATCGATGCTTATGGATCGGCCAGGGGGCGACAATGCCCAAAAAGATGACGTTCCTTGGTGGATGCGCTACGCTGGTCGGGGGTTGGGAACAGTTGGCAGTTTCA tcgcCATAATCCTGGGACTCATCAATTGCACTGGCATTATATTGATGAATGTCAGCTGTCTGATAGCTGGCGTTTGGCAGATGTTGGCAGGTTTCATAGTGATAGTGTGCGAGGCGCCCTGTTGCTGTTTCTTCATTGACTACGTGCAGACTCTCTCCGATCGGATTGAGACACGTCCTTACTGGAATAAGGCAGCTTTATATATCGG CTTGGCGCTACCTCCGTTCTTCATGTGCTTCTTCAGCGTGAGCACGTGGCTCGGCAGCGGCATGATATTCGGCACTGGAATTATATACGGGATGATGGCGCTAGGAAAGAA GGCGTCGATAGACGACATGAGGACGTCGGCTGCCAACCTCGAAGCCGGAGTCGGTCAGCCGACCAGCGCTCCCCGCGCCAACCTGGTCACCAACGAGCAGCCCTTCAGCTTCACGGGCCCGCCCGCCAAGTGA